The stretch of DNA TTCAGCTGATGGTATTCAACATTCAATCTGGCTATTACCAGATGAATATAATCAAACAATTCAAGATGAGTTTACTAAAATTAATAATCTTTATGTAGCCGATGGACACCATCGAGCCAAAAGCGCTAGTCGAGCCAGAGAGGAAAAAATGAAAAATAATCCCAATCATACCGGCGAAGAAGAATATAATTATTTTATTGCAGTGGCTTTTCCGGCTGGAGAGTTAAAAATTTTACCATACAATCGAGTTGTCCTTGATTTAAATAATTTAAGTCAAGAAGAATTTTTAAATAAAATTCAAGAAAATTTTGACATACAAAAAACGGAAATTAAAGAACCACAAAACCAAAGAGAATTTTGTATGTATTTTAATCAAGAATGGTATTTGTTAAAACCTAAAAATGAGATTATTCAAAATTTAGAACAAGTTGAATCGGTTGGTGAAAAATTAGATGTAAGTATTTTGCAAAATTATTTATTAAATCCTATTTTAGGAATTGATGATCCGCGAACTAATAATCGAATTGATTTTATTGGTGGAATTCGAGGAACTCAAGAATTGGAAAAATTGGTTGAGACTGGTAAAGCGGTTGTGGCCTTTTCACTTTACCCGGTTAGTCTGGACGATCTAATGAATATTTCTGATAATGGTGAAGTGATGCCACCCAAATCAACTTGGTTTGAGCCAAAATTAAGGGATGGATTGCTGACACATTTGATTTAGTAAAATAAAGTTATAAAATTAAAATAAAAATCCGTCATTTTTTGACGGGTTTTTGTTTTTAAATAATGCGCTTCGCGCATTTTGGCTAACGTTTCCCGATGAAGCGAAGTTTCAATTCTTTCTTCCTTATTATCAATAAAGAAAAGAAAGGATTGAAATTTGGGTCGGAAGAAAATTTTATTCATTATTATATTAATAAAGGAAATTTTCTGGAGTCGCTTATCGCGGTGTTAGACGTAGTTTTTGTAAACACGTTACTTAATTCTTTGGGCAATTACGTTAAGTTTAGTAAAATCAAGCTCTTCTTTTTTTTCGGCTTTTCTCTCATGTCGTTTTAAGATCTTAAATCCAATGTCATTTAACAAACTTTCGATTTCATCTGAAGCAATGATATTTAGAAATAACTTTTCATCTGGTTTAAATGGTTCGTCTATAAATAATTCTTCTGACTGGCCAGACTGCAAGCCGATGTACATAACGCCATCGTCGCTTAACATACGTGAAAAATTTTCTAGAGTTTTTGGAACGTCAACTTTGGGTATGTGAATAAGCGAGCAAGAAGCAATAACACCATCAAATTTCTTATCTTCAAATTTTAAATGTCTAATATCTTCTAAACGAAAATCAATCTGAGGATAATTGCTTTTTGCGGTTTCGAGCATTTTCTCGGAAAGGTCAACACCAACCACATTGCAACCTTTTGACGTTGCATATTTAGAATCAATGCCAACTCCACAACCAACGTCTAAGATACTAGCGTTTCTAGGTAGAAGTTCCAAAAACTCGTCGAGGTATTCCGAAGGTTCGTTAAATTCATCGGCGTATGCTTTAGATATTTTGTTGTATACATTAACTGCTTTATAGCTATTATCCATAGAGAAAAAAGAAGAGCGGTTGTTTAGATTAAACGTTAATATTAGAAAGTGTTTACAAAAATTTCGTCTAACGTCCGCGTGTATCTGAAGTTTTCATCCCGATTAAATTGAATAATTTTGATTATCAGATGCACGCTTTTTGATAGAACTCCACCCAAATCCTCATCTATATTAAGGGATGAAAATTTGGGCGGAGGAAAATTGGCACTCCTTAAAGATTTAATTAACGCCAATTTTCCGTAGCTAGATACACGCTGTTTTGTGATGTAAACAGAAATTTCTTTTCCTTAATGTAATTTTTTGGCAATTTATTTTCCCAAGGCGGAAATCAATTCCTCCAAATCGTTATTATCTCCAATCTTACTACCTTTGTGCGTGAGTAACACTCCGAGTGTAAAACCATTTTTATCTGTATCTAGTGCTTCTTGTGCACTCGTAGCAAACCATTCGATATCACGCATAATTCTTTGTTTTTTTTCCGGATCTATTCCTTCAAGCACAGTAGATAAACGATTTGGAAGATTGATTAAAAGTTGAGCTCTTTCCTCAAGTTTTTGCTGACGGGTCGTAGTATCTTCTTTTGAGTGAAGTGCGGTATCAGCCTCTTGCTTCAAAGAGCGAAACTTTTCCGCCGTTTCCTTGAGAATTTGAAGAACTGGCTGAATCGACTCATTTTCTACATTCTCTTGTGGTGGAATGCTACCTTCAAATTTTTCTGACATAGTTTTTATAGTTAAATTATTAAACTGACTAAATTATATCACAAGCTATGTTCGACCGAAATAAATTGCCAAAAAAATCTTAAAAATAATAAAGAAATTTCTGGCTATTTCACATAACGTTACGAGTATCCGAAGTTTTTCTGAAGCGGAGCGGAAGAAAAATTTGGGTGGAGGCTTTTGAATAAAAGCCGTAACCGGATACTCGTTGTTAGCTGATGTATTCCTTTTCTTTTTTCCGACAGCAGTCGGAATTGTTTTAAAAAATTTTAAAATTTCTTTTTCCGTTTTGGATTTTGGGCAGAGGGGTTAGGGGTGAATTTTGCGAGCCAACCTATTTTCTTTTAGAAGTTTTACTAATCTCATTGTACCATATCCAGTTATTAGAATTCCTACAATTATGTTCAATATTTGCATAACAATTGTTGGTATTGTGCCTTTGAGTAAAGAAAAAATCAAAACAGCACCACCCATAAATATCAAAGTTGATAATCCAGTCCCTAGACCAAAAAAATACAGTTCTTTTTTCGTATAATTATATTCAATTGCTTTTGTTGAAAACAGACTTGTAAAAAAGACAATGCTCAATGGATTAGAAATCGCAAGTAAAAAAACGGATGTAAAGCTAGAAAAAAGACTTGATGTATTGATCACACTATCAGAAACTCCGCTACTTAAAGCTCCTTTTATAATTATTCCTCCAAAAATTATTAGAACAATTGAACTAATTGCTGCAAATATTTTACTTGTTTTTTTATTTTCGAGCAATTTTCCGATACCAAAAGCAGAAAGAGCAATGTAAATGTATCCAACAATTGTCGCCGCAAAAACTCCCATTAGCCCATCAAGAATGGTTTTCTGAAGAGTAAGATTAATCACAAAAAAGAAGATTGGTCCAATTGCCAATTGAATTACAAACCCTGTGAATAAACCGTTTTTTATAACTCCTAAATTTTTTTTCATTAATTTTTTCATTAATTTAGATAAAAAAGTTCCTTATCCCCCTCCTTAAAAAATCAAAAATCTTGTTTTGTTTCCTGATTTCAATTCTGACTTTCAACCGTAGAAGAGATAAAAAATGTATGTCGCCTAACGTATCAAGTATATGGGAAGTTTTAGCTACGGAGTAGCTAAAATTTGGATGGAGCTAAAAATATAATTTATTTTCTGTTAATACCTGCTACCAACTCTATCAGTGCACTCAAAGTGAATTTTATCATCGTTGAATACTTCTACCACCTTATAAGTCCCTTTAGTATATATTTGCTCATTATCCATAAAATGACAAACTTCTAATATTTTAATACTGGCTTTTGGCTTTGACCACTTACCATTACCCATAGTTTCGATCAAGGGCACCTCACCCCAGAGCCAATAGCACCTTTGCTCACTTTTTAAAAAAGAATAAATCTTATCTACTTCTAAAACTTCAGGAATACACTCCTCAAGTTTTCTATTACCTTCTTTATACTCCTTAATGTTTCTGAGCGCTAACTCAGGATTGAATTCTACTTTTATACCCATAAAAAATAAATTATATTTTTAAAGCGTAATCCTATATACTTTGTTATACGACAGTTTGCTGAAGCAGCAAATTTCGTATAACATCAGGGATAAAAGAAGTTTTCGTAGCGTAGCGGAGAAAATTTGGGAAAATTGCGAGCCGAGCAATTTTCCTTTTATCCCTTGTTATATGACCCGAGCGTAACGCAGTGGAGCGAGAGCGCAGCGTGGCTTTAGCGTATTTTGGTGGCAATTTATCCATATTATTCTAAAAACTTTTATTTCCCGTGAGCGATAGCGAACACATTATTAGGGGGCGAAAAAATTTTGTCGCGATAGCGACTCCTTATTTTTCCATTGAAATAACTTTGATTTGACAAAGTTCTCTGAATCCAATTACACCATGCTCTCTACCCATACCCGACTTTTTGTATCCTCCAAATGGGTTACAAGACAACCAGTGGAGAGCATTATTAATTTCAACTGTCCCGGAATTTATTTTCGAGGCGACACCTTTAGCACGTTCCAAATCCTTTGTAAAAACAATAGAACCTAGCCCATACACGGTGTCGTTAGCAAGAGATATGGCTTCTTCTTCTGTTTCAAAAGTAATTACTGGCAATACTGGACCAAAAACTTCTTCATTCCAAACTTGCATGTCTTTGGT from Patescibacteria group bacterium encodes:
- a CDS encoding DUF1015 family protein, whose amino-acid sequence is MAIIRPFKALRPSQEKVNLVASVPYDVVNRQEAKDLVQNNELSYLKITRAEIDLPEEIDAYAEEVYLKAKENLEKIIQQALLNVDDRPRFYLYRLIMDGRSQTGICATFSVDDYDNDIILKHEKTRKAKEDDRTRHIITTNAQTGVVFLTYRGVEKVNEITNKVLNEITPEYDFISADGIQHSIWLLPDEYNQTIQDEFTKINNLYVADGHHRAKSASRAREEKMKNNPNHTGEEEYNYFIAVAFPAGELKILPYNRVVLDLNNLSQEEFLNKIQENFDIQKTEIKEPQNQREFCMYFNQEWYLLKPKNEIIQNLEQVESVGEKLDVSILQNYLLNPILGIDDPRTNNRIDFIGGIRGTQELEKLVETGKAVVAFSLYPVSLDDLMNISDNGEVMPPKSTWFEPKLRDGLLTHLI
- a CDS encoding LysE family transporter, translated to MKKLMKKNLGVIKNGLFTGFVIQLAIGPIFFFVINLTLQKTILDGLMGVFAATIVGYIYIALSAFGIGKLLENKKTSKIFAAISSIVLIIFGGIIIKGALSSGVSDSVINTSSLFSSFTSVFLLAISNPLSIVFFTSLFSTKAIEYNYTKKELYFFGLGTGLSTLIFMGGAVLIFSLLKGTIPTIVMQILNIIVGILITGYGTMRLVKLLKENRLARKIHP
- a CDS encoding class I SAM-dependent methyltransferase, with the translated sequence MDNSYKAVNVYNKISKAYADEFNEPSEYLDEFLELLPRNASILDVGCGVGIDSKYATSKGCNVVGVDLSEKMLETAKSNYPQIDFRLEDIRHLKFEDKKFDGVIASCSLIHIPKVDVPKTLENFSRMLSDDGVMYIGLQSGQSEELFIDEPFKPDEKLFLNIIASDEIESLLNDIGFKILKRHERKAEKKEELDFTKLNVIAQRIK